A genomic window from Triplophysa dalaica isolate WHDGS20190420 chromosome 24, ASM1584641v1, whole genome shotgun sequence includes:
- the myod1 gene encoding myoblast determination protein 1 homolog yields MELSDIPFSIPSADDFYDDPCFNTNDMHFFEDLDPRLVHVGLLKPDEHHHIEDEHVRAPSGHHQAGRCLLWACKACKRKTTNADRRKAATMRERRRLGKVNDAFETLKRCTSTNPNQRLPKVEILRNAISYIESLQALLRGQDENYYPVLEHYSGDSDASSPRSNCSDGMMDFMGPTCPSRRRNSYDSSYFNETQNADVRNNKKAVVSSLDCLSSIVERISTETPACPALSVPEGPDGHPCSPQEGSVLSDTGAPVPSPTNCPQQQAQDPIYQVL; encoded by the exons ATGGAGTTGTCGGATATTCCCTTCTCCATCCCATCAGCTGATGATTTCTACGACGACCCTTGCTTCAACACCAACGACATGCACTTCTTCGAAGACCTGGACCCCAGGCTCGTTCACGTGGGTCTGCTCAAGCCCGACGAGCATCACCACATCGAGGACGAGCACGTCCGGGCGCCCAGCGGGCATCATCAGGCCGGCAGGTGTCTGTTGTGGGCATGCAAAGCGTGCAAACGAAAAACCACCAACGCGGACCGCCGCAAAGCCGCCACCATGCGTGAGAGGCGACGACTAGGCAAAGTAAACGACGCTTTCGAGACCCTCAAGAGATGCACGTCCACCAACCCGAACCAGAGGCTGCCCAAAGTGGAGATCCTGAGAAACGCTATCAGCTACATCGAGTCTCTGCAGGCGCTGCTCAGAGGTCAAGATGAAAACTATTACCCAGTCCTGGAGCATTACAGTGGGGACTCTGATGCCTCCAGCCCGAGGTCCAACTGCTCTGATGGCATg ATGGATTTCATGGGTCCGACGTGTCCGTCGAGAAGGCGAAACAGCTATGACAGTTCATACTTCAACGAGACGCAAAACG ctgACGTACGGAATAACAAAAAAGCAGTAGTATCCAGTTTGGATTGTCTGTCCAGTATCGTTGAGAGAATTTCCACGGAGACCCCCGCGTGCCCCGCGCTGTCAGTGCCGGAGGGCCCCGATGGACACCCGTGCTCTCCGCAGGAAGGGTCTGTCCTGAGTGACACTGGGGCTCCCGTACCGTCCCCAACCAACTGTCCCCAACAGCAGGCTCAGGATCCCATCTATCAAGTGCTATGA
- the zgc:172145 gene encoding ferritin light chain, oocyte isoform-like — protein MSEPRVKRIKSNLPHCNSHRCVVGSQSRQNFPSVVEESLCGVSNLLLEVSYKLQALANIFEQSDRALPRLAAFFHHESVKEQDRAEVMLQYLSQRGGTFCSKNIQRPGIEHGCTVLSALEIILNQWKDEMAFMVELSQLALNYGDPHTASIIKSRFLQPLISKVKLVGDLLTEARRVGCTNDSMGGFGEFLFDQLQGSLQCCN, from the exons ATGTCGGAACCGCGAGTAAAGAGGATTAAAAGCAATCTTCCACACTGTAACAGTCATAGATGTGTTGTCGGGAGTCAGTCGAGGCAAAACTTCCCGTCTGTGGTGGAGGAGAGCTTGTGTGGGGTTTCTAACTTGCTTCTGGAGGTTTCTTACAAACTGCAGGCGCTG gCCAATATCTTCGAGCAAAGTGATCGAGCTTTACCCAGATTAGCAGCGTTTTTTCATCATGAATCTGTGAAAGAACAAGATCGGGCTGAGGTGATGCTGCAGTACCTGTCCCAACGTGGAGGAACCTTCTGCAGTAAGAACATACAG AGGCCAGGCATTGAACATGGGTGTACTGTCCTTTCTGCTCTGGAGATCATTCTGAACCAGTGGAAGGACGAGATGGCCTTTATGGTGGAGCTTAGCCAACTGGCACTCAATTATGGAGATCCACACACTGCCAGCATAATCAAAAGTCGGTTTCTTCAGCCTCTTATCTCAAAGGTCAAGCTCGTAGGTGACCTCTTGACCGAAGCTCGCAGAGTGGGATGCACCAATGACAGTATGGGTGGCTTTGGCGAGTTCCTTTTCGACCAGCTTCAAGGCAGTCTGCAGTGCTGTAACTAG